DNA sequence from the Ramlibacter agri genome:
GCTCGAACTCGTGCAGCAATGCGTCATGGCTGGCCGATGCCACCTGCTTGCCTGTCCATGAACGCGCGCGCCACAGGAATTTGCCGAACAGGCTGGCCGTGAACTCCTGCTCGTGCGAAATGACGGTGCTGCCCTGTTGCAGGCCTTCCCAGCGGCGCGCGCAAACTTCCTGCAGACGCTCGCGCTGGGCGCCTTGGGCGCCAGCCACCACGCGCAGGTGATGCGCCTTCAGCAGGTCAGTGGCGTGCAGCGGCACGCCGCGGTTGTTCTGCGTGTCAAAGAAGGTGAACGCCAGATCGACGTCGTCCACCATGACAACCGTGAACACGATGCGGTTGAAGATCTCATCGCAGATGCCAGGTGCTTCCTGCCGATACACCTCGGCTGCGGAGCGGATGCGGCGGGCGGAGGCCGGCGAGTAGGTCATCGCGCAGTTTCCGGGCAAGTTGCCGCGGACGGCAGAGTGCAGCAGGCACAGTGCCGTCAGCCGCTGCTGGCCGTCGATGATGAAGCGCAGCTGCTTGGCATCGTTCCTGTGCAGCAGCACGGTTCCCATGTAATAGTCCGGCTTCGGATCCTGCGTGTCCTGGTACTCGGCCAGATCGAGTGCCAGCTGCTTGATCTTCTCGTCGTTCCAGACGAAGCCTCGCTGGTAGGTGTCGATGGCCAGCGGCAGGCCTTGGCCCGAGAAAAGCTGTGCGAACGTCTGCACACCGACGCTCACGCTGTCTGCCGGTTCAAATGGGGTCTTCGTGTCCATCCTCGCCTTTCAGGGAACCAGCAGGAACACGATCGCGTCCAGCACCGCCAGGTTCGGGATATCGAGCCGCTGGCCGGCGGTGTGCAGCTTGAGCAGCGCACGCCGGGCGAGGTCTTCAACGGCAAGGTAGTAGCTGTCGCGTCCGAGCCTGGTCTTGTCCACAGCGATGCCTTGCTTGGTCAGGAAGTCGGCCCAGCGCGAATCGAGCGGGAGGACGTTCTTCGCCAGGCCGCAGCTGACCAGCACGTTGCGCAACTGCTTCGAGCCGATGCGATGAAACGGCAGGTGGTCCAGCATGGCGCTGGACTTGTCGGAAGTCGCTAGCGAGGCGTCCAGCAGGTGCAGGGTCGAGCCGGGCGTGGCCAGCTCGCCGAATTGCTGCAACGTGGGTGCGGTCGCAGCCGTGATGGCAGACAGCGGATCCGTGTCCTGCAGGTGCCGGAAGTGTTCGTAGAGCCGCACGACCAGGTCGGCGTTCGACTGGACGAAGCGGAAGCCGCGCGTGCCGCCGCTCTTCGCCGGAACCTGCACGGACTTGAACTCGCTGAGCACCCAGGCTTCGAAAGCGGCGGGGCCGAGCGCTGCATTCTTCTTTACTTCAGCGAAGCGGCGAACCAGGTACATGCTGGCAGGCGCAGTGTGGAAATGGTAGGACGGGCTGCCCGGCTTGTACGCTTCCTGGGACGTCGTGCCCGAAACCACGAACTGCCACCAGAGGTCCTGCACGGTAAGGGCCTGGGCGCGGGTCTGAAGGATGATGCGGCGCCTTGCATTCTTCTGCGCGTTCAGCACCGGGGCATCGTCGACTCCCCGCACTTCCTCGTCCACGCGCTGGAGAACGGGAAGGCGAGCGAGCGCATCGGCGAGGATGTCGACGCCCTGCTCCCAGTCCGGCGAGGCGCTCTCCTCCGAAGTGCCGCCCACCATCTTCTGCTCGTTGCGCCAGCCGTCGCGTCCGGCCGAAACGCCGATCGATTCCTGTGCACGCAGGAAGGTGAATACCACCTTACCGGCGTTCGGATGCTCCTCGGGGAGGACGCGGTAGTCCTGGATCGTGCCGCCGAAGTACGAGGGCTCGCCGCGTTTTTCGTGAAAATGAATGCGCCCGCCGACCAAGGCTTTCGCGCGCGTCTCGGAGACGATCCAGTCTCCGCTTTCCCACAAGGTGTTGTTTCCAGGTTGAACCGGCTTCATGCTCCGGTTCTTTTCGACGAAGTGAATTTGCAGGTTGTTTTCCGTCATGGTTCGTTCGTGTCGGGATG
Encoded proteins:
- a CDS encoding DUF262 domain-containing protein, with the translated sequence MDTKTPFEPADSVSVGVQTFAQLFSGQGLPLAIDTYQRGFVWNDEKIKQLALDLAEYQDTQDPKPDYYMGTVLLHRNDAKQLRFIIDGQQRLTALCLLHSAVRGNLPGNCAMTYSPASARRIRSAAEVYRQEAPGICDEIFNRIVFTVVMVDDVDLAFTFFDTQNNRGVPLHATDLLKAHHLRVVAGAQGAQRERLQEVCARRWEGLQQGSTVISHEQEFTASLFGKFLWRARSWTGKQVASASHDALLHEFERDTWPVEEDHATVPLYSSRNNRMGAALTLNAEGACEIQLRPLVLGSRPTDLPFAIRQPIHKGIGFFLYTDKYAALLRRLLHDEAVAPEILRARELYQTLVMTNSLFLREIHVLALLMFADQFGDSRLWEFSLWLEHALGALRLNQDQVRRETAQKFFRDADLNLLDVIAGAYRPEQVIRHLRQNTKTDEAYAQEQVQRSGSGVQARYKQAVLRYFHKEADSLQHKRQWIEAALREHRA